Below is a window of Candidatus Kapaibacterium sp. DNA.
CGCCTTATTTGCTCTCTGCTACAACGCAATGCACGCTTGACCCTCCGAGAATTAGCTCGGCAGGTTAAGCTCTCCGTGCCAACGGTACGCGAGCACATCCGGAGATTGGAGGAACAGGGCATCATTGAGGGGTACTTCACGAAGCTCAACCACAGAGTCTTCGGCTACGACATCACAGCGTTCATCTCCGTGTTCGTGGAGTCCAGCGTCCACTACCCAGAGTTCCTTGCCCGCTGCAAGCGGCGTCCGGAAATCTTGGAATGCCATGCCATCACCGGCGAGGCATCGCACCTCCTGAAGGTTCGGACGCACGACACAGCCTCGTTGGAGCAGTTGCTGGCAGACATCCAGCGCTGGCCAGGTGTCCGGCGAACGCTAACTAGTCTGGTGCTCTCCACGCACGTTGAAACCCTCGCCTTCCCAATACGGTAGGTCAGTCCCACTCTCCTGGTCTGTGCGATGGCAGCGCCACATCATAGCTACGATGTCATTGCGGCTGCTAAGAACTGGCGACTCAATGGGATACCTACACAGCCAGCGGTACCTGTGGAGGAGATCTTCGCACAGAACGTCTTCACAATCGAGCTCATGCAGCAGCGCCTCTCGAAGCCCGTTTTCCGGTCGCTGCTAGCAACTATCCGTGAAGGGCGGCAATTGGATCCTTCGATTGCCGACACGGTCGCTTTGGCGATGAAGGAATGGGCACTGGAGCGAGGTGCAACACACTACGCCCACTGGTTCCAGCCGCTGACCGGTAGCACTGCTGAGAAGCACGAGAGTTTCATCACTCCAAATGCTGGCGGTGGGGCAATTGCCGAGTTTTCGGGGAAAGACCTCATCCAGGGAGAGCCTGACGCCTCTTCGTTCCCTAGCGGAGGGCTTCGTGAGACCTTTGAGGCACGCGGGTATACAGCATGGGACCCCACTTCCCCTGCTTTCATTATGGAGCATCCCAACGGGGCCACGCTCTGCATCCCCAGCGTCTTCGCCTCCTGGACCGGAGACGCCTTAGACTACAAGCTCCCCTTGCTGCGCTCTGTGGAGGCTCTCAACCGACAAGCCTTACGAATACTGCGCCTCTTCGGAGACCAACGTACGATGAAGGTCTACGCCACTGCGGGTGCCGAGCAGGAGTACTTCCTCGTGGACGAGGAGTTCTACTTTCGCCGTCCTGATCTCTTCCTCTGCGGGCGCACGCTCTTCGGCGCCCGCCCACCCCGAGGGCAGGAGCTTCAAGATCACTACTTCGGCTCCATCCCCGAGCGCGTGCTCAGCTTCATGAGCGACGTGGAGTACCAGCTCTACAAGATTGGTGTCCCCGTCAAGACGCGTCACAACGAGGTTGCCCCCGGGCAGTATGAGATTGCGCCGCTATACGAGCACTGCAACATCTCGGCAGACCACCAGCAGCTCATCATGCAGGTGCTGCGCAACACCGCTCGCAAGTACGGCATGGTCTGCTTGCTCCACGAAAAGCCTTTCGCTGGCATCAACGGTAGTGGGAAGCACACGAACTGGTCCCTTGCGACGGACACTGGCATCAATCTCTTGGATCCAGGCGAGACGCCACACGAGAACATGCTCTTCCTCTTCTTCTGCGCGGCGGTACTGAAGGCTGTTGACGTGCACCAGGACCTGCTCCGCATCAGCGTCGCTTCGGCAGGCAACGACCACCGTCTCGGTGGACACGAAGCACCGCCAGCCGTCATCTCGGTCTTCTTGGGAGAGCAGTTGACCGAAATCTTCGAGTTGCTGGGCAAGGAATCGATGCGCCGACGGCGAAGTAGCAGTGGGCTGCTAGGGTTGGGCATTCCCGTGCTACCGCCTCTGCCGAGGCACGGGGGTGATCGGAACCGAACCTCACCCTTTGCCTTCACCGGTAACAAGTTTGAGTTCCGTGCTGTTGGGGCATCGCAGAACATCGCATTCCCGCTGACCGTGCTCAACACGATCGTAGCGTGGGCCATTGACGAGATGGCAACCGAGCTAGAGCAGTGGCTAGAACGTGGGGCTTCGCTAGAGGAAGCACTGCGGAACGTCCTGCGACAGACCTTCCAACGCCACCAGCGGATTGTGTTCAACGGTGACAACTACTCCCCAGCCTGGGCGCAGGAGGCATGGAGGCGCGGATTGCTAAACCTCACAAACGCCGTGGACGCTATCGAACGGCTAACAGAACCCAAGAATCGAGAGCTCTTTGCTCGCTACGGAGTGCTCAACGACCGGGAGCTGGAAGCTCGCCAACAGGTGCTCTTCGACCAGTACAGCAAGACCACCGCCATCGAGGCTGAGACGGCTACCTGGATTGCCCAGACGATGGTCTTCCCGGCAGCGGCTGCGAACATCCGGGAGCTAGCGGAGTCGGCTCAGGCACTGAAAGCTCTGAAGGTTCCCTGCAGTAGCATCTCGAGGTTACTGCGTGAGATTGCCGCAGCCGCCGACGAGCTGGACGCCCGCATCGCCGATCTCCAGCGGGTACTCCAGCAAATGCCCAGCGAAGGCTCTGCACAGCGTGCTGCCTACGCCCGCGATGCTATCCTGCCACGGCTGGAAGCCTTACGGCCCATTGTAGACGAGCTGGAACGCCTGGTGGCCGACCAGTATTGGATGCTGCCAAGCTACCGGGAGATGCTCTTCGTCAAGTGAGCCCAGCCACCTGCGGGGAGGCACGGAGGGCACGTCTCTGCCGTCAATAGCGGCGGAGTAGGAGGACGCGTGACATGCGAGTCGTCCAGATTCGCCAGAGTGGGCAACTAGAAGGCGTGGTATGCCTAGACGACGGCAGCGAGCTCGTCTGTCCCTTGTCGGTCCTCGCTGACTTCGGACTACGTAAGGGGCAGGAGCTCCCACCCAATGTACTGACACAGCTCTGCCGGGAGAGTCTGCGCTGGCGTATCCGACATACAGCCCTCCGCTTCTTGGCGCGGCGGGCACACTCTCGCAGAGAACTCCGGAGCAAGCTCCTACGCAAGTTCCCCGAGGATTCCGAGCTTGTGGAATCCGTTCTGCAAACCCTCGCTGAGGAGGGCTATCTGGACGACGCCGCATACGCGGAGGCGTTTGTCTGCCAGCGACTGGAGCGGAGTGCCGCTTCGCCAGCACGGCTTGTTGTTGAGCTCCGCCAGCGAGGGGTTGATGCGGAACTCGCCGTATCCACCGTCCAGCGGTACCTCCCGGACTCTGCGCTCATAGAGCAGGCACGCCGGGCAGCAGCACGCAAGTTGCGCTCTCTGCACCGCAAGGCCCCAGAACAGCGGTGGCGGGCGCTCGCTGCCTACTTAGGACGACAGGGCTTCCCAGCAGCTGTCATCCGACGCGTCCTGCAAGAGTCTTTTCCCGACACCGCTGGAGTAGAGGATGTCGAGTAGCACTGTCGTTGGGCTTGCCCTCGGCCTACTGGGAAGACTGTGTCTCCAGGCCGTAGAAGGGCCTCCGCACATCCACTGCAAGGTGCGTTTGCCCGAACAGTTCAACACTCACCAGCCCACCATCCTGCCGCTACTCTCTCCAGACGGCAAGCGACTGTACGTAGACCGTAAGCACCATCCAGGAAACACCGGCGGGATGCGCGATCCCGACGAAATTTGGTATGCTGAGCGGCTCCCCGATGGTAGCTGGTCTGAGCTGCGAAACGTCGGTCCACCGCTCAACACGCCTGGTAGCGACGTCCTCTGCGCCTTCAGCCCTGATGGGCGAGAAGCGCTCGTCTTCGGCATCTACCGGCCCGATGGCAGCAAGCAGAGTGGCTTCTCTGTCAGCCGCTGGACCGACTCCGGTTGGGGCTTCCCGCAGCCGTTGCGAATCCGCAACTTCTACAATCTCTCGCAGCACTACTATGCCACCTGGTCACCGGACCGGCGCGTGCTCATCCTCAGTCTCCAGCGGCTGGACTCCTACGGCGGGTTAGACCTGTACGTCTCCCGCTACGACTCGCTCTCCGGCGAGTGGACGGAGCCGGAGAACATGGGGCCCGTTCTCAACACCAGCGGAATGGAGGGCTCGCCCTTCCTGGCTCCCGATGGGCAGACGCTCTACTTCTTCTCTACCGGCCACCGTGGCTCCGGCGGCATGGACCTCTTCATGAGCCGCCGACTGGATGAGAGTTGGAAACACTGGAGCACACCGGTCAACTTAGGCCCAGAAGTCAACACCCCTGCCGACGAGGCCAGTATCAGCCTGACCTCGCGAGGGGACACTGCCTACATCGTCTCAGCAGACCTGCAGACACGCCAACCAGGCATCTACGCCGTCTGCTTGGCCGAGAACCTCCGGCCCCTCCCCGTAGTAGAGCCCTCCCAGCCTCCACCAGCTCCGACGACAGTACTTCGGCTCTTCTTCGCCTTCAACCGCTGGGAGCTCTCAGCAGCGGCGCAGCAGCAGCTTGCCGACTTCATGCGGCAGATAGAGGTGGATTCACTGGCCGCCGTCCTTGTCGAGGGGCATACTGACGACGTCGGCCCAGAGCCCTACAATGCATGGCTCTCCCGCAAGCGGGCAGAGACAGTCGCTCAAGAGCTCATCCGACTGGGGATTCCCTCCTCAGCGCTGCAGGTAGCCGGTTACGGGAGTTCCCGGCCTCTGGTTGCAGGGACAACGGCGTCGGCGCGGCAGCAGAATCGCCGGGTGGAGATCACGGTCCGCTACCGCTCTGGGGCTCCGCCGTAGTGATGCGGACGACGTGGCCGTCCTGGAGCTCGATCCGGAGCGTCGCCGGCAAGAGAGCCAAGAGATCGGCGCTGTGGGTTGCTACCAGGACGGTGGTACCCTGCGCATGGACTCGGCGGAAGAGCTCGGCGATATGAGCCGTTGTCGCCGGCTCCACGTTACCAGTAGGCTCGTCGGCCAGCAGGAGCCGAGGACGTGGCAGCAGAGCACGGGCAATCGCCACCAACTGCTGCTCGCCGCCGGAGAGAGCCGCCGGGCGCTTGTGCCGAAGGTAGCTGATGCCCAGCTCGGCGAAGAGCTCCAGTACCATTGCCTGCGCCTGCCGCGTGGGGACCCCACGGGCCAGCAGGGGCAACAGCACGTTCTCGTAGGCTGTCTCGCAAGGTAGCAGGCGGCAGTCTTGAAAGACAATCCCCATTTGGCGTCGCAGGCGCTGCAGTTCGCGGAAAGGGAGCTGCGCCAGCTTCATCCCATCCACCCAGACCGAGCCCGATTGAGGGGAGAGCTCGCGGTAGAGGAGACGGAGCGTCGTCGTCTTGCCCGAACCCGTTGGACCCGTCAAGACTGCAAAGGCCCCCTCCGGTACCGTGAAGCTCACGGCCGAGAGCGCCGGAACGAAGTGGCCCTCGTAGTAGACCGTAACCTCCTGCAGTTCTACCCGCATGTCGCCTCCGGGGTGGAGATGCGCACGTTCGGATGGTGCTCCGGCGCCAGTAGCTGAGCCTCCACGTAAGCCTGTTGCACCCGCTGCTGGATGACTTCGTGTGGGAGCACGACCTGGAGCTGGCGCCCAGTGGCGATACGCCGCGTCCCAACGAAGGCCTCCACCGTGCACCAGACGCGATTCCCCTGCAGCTCGGTAACCTCCGCCCGAATGCGCACGTCGGCCCCAACAGGCGCCATGGCTTCGTGCCGCAGGTGGAGCTCTGCCCCGACAGCATTCTCCCCAGGCTCGAAAAACGGCTCAATCGCACGCCGAGCGGCCACCTCAGCGTGGTACGCCAACCAGAAGGTGGAGTAGACCGGATGCACCACGCAACCATCCAGGATGGCCACCATCTCCGGGCTGACGCGCACGACGAGCTCCGCTACCGAACCAAGGACCTCAGCCCGCATCGTGCCTCTCTGACGCAGAGGATACATCCGGTAGAACTTCGGTCTGCTCTGACGGCGGCACCCGTGGTGGCAGAGTGCGGAGGAGTGCCGCGAGGAAGTCAACGCTCTGCCTGAGCTCCTCGAGGCTCCCGTCGTTGGCGAGCACGATGTCGGCTTGGAGGCGCTTGGACGACGGGGATTGCTGTGCGGCTTCACGCGCTGCAATCTGCTCCTCGCTCCAGCCCCGCTGGCGGAGCCGCTCGCGGCGCTTGGACTCCTGAGCATCCACGACGATGACGTAATCGAAGGCCTCGTCCAGGCCCGTCTCGAAGACGAGCGCTGCCTCCACGACGACCAACCGTGCCCCTTCCGATGCTAAATGCTGGATGTGTTCCGCGAGCGCCTCCAGTACTCGCGGGTGGACGAGCTCCTCCACGAACTGCCGCGCTCGGCGATGCTGCGGCGTCCTCCCGAAGATGCGAGCAGCGAGCGCTGCAGTCTGCAGCCGCCCATCGGGTCCGAAGATGTCCGCGCCGAAGGCCTGCTGTAGCCGTTCCCGAAGCTCGGGATCGGTCTCCACGAGCTCCTTCGCCATCTGGTCGGCGTCCAGCACAGAGATGCCGCTTCGGCGGAGGAGTTCAGCGACAGTGCTTTTCCCGCTCCCTGGGGCACCGGTCAGGGCAATCAGCACAGGCTCGCTCATATGCGCTCTACGAGCTCCGGGAGTGCTTGCTCGTACCGATGCCGGAGCTCGGTCACAGTAGTCTCCACAACCCCTTGCAGCACGAACCGGTCACGCACGACCCAGCCAAGCTCCACACACGGCAGCCCCCACTCCCGGCAGAGTTGCACCACATCGGCCACATGCTCAGGTGGCACGGAGACCACCACCCGGGTCTGCGCCTCCCCGAAGAGCTGTGCCGCCGTGAGCTCCCACGGCAGGACAAGCTCCGCCCCCAGCGCACCCTCAGAGGCGATCGCCTTCTCGGCCAGGCAGATTGCCAGCCCCCCTTCGGAGCAGTCGTGTGCCGAGCGGAGCCACCGGCGTCGGATGGCCGTCAGTAGCAGTTGCTGAAGACGGCGTTCCTCCTCCAGTTCCAGCGTCGGCGCGTCGCCGGCCACCATCCCGTGGAAGAGCCACAGGTACTCCGAGCCGCCCAACTCTGCCCGCTGCGGCCCAATCAGCAGCACGACATCCCCTTCCGCCCGAAAGCCCATGCCGACGACGGCCGTCACGTCCTCCACCAACCCCAGCATCCCAATGACGGGCGTGGGGTAGACCACAGAGCGCGGCGATGCGTTGTAGAAGCTCACGTTCCCGCCCGTCACCGGGGTCCCAAAGGTTCGGCAGGCATCCCCCATGCCTCGGACGGCCTCGCGGAATTGCCAGAAGACCTCGGGGTCGTACGGGTCCCCGAAGTTGAGGCAGTTCGTGATAGCAACCGGCTCGGCCCCAACGCAGGCCACATTCCGGGCGGCCTCTGCGACCGCGATCTGGGCCCCGCGGTAGGGGTTGAGGTAGACGTAGCGGCTGTTGCAGTCCACGCTTGCGGCAATGCCGCGGCCGGGGAGCTCGCGCAGCCGCAGTACGGCAGCATCGGCCATGCCGGGCAGGAGCACGGTGTTCGTCTGCACCTGATGGTCGTACTGCTCGAAGACCCAGCGCTTGCTGGCAATCGTGGGGCTTGTCAGCAGCCGCCAGAAGGCCTCCTCCGGCGGAACAGGCTCCGGAAGGTCCTCGGGCTTCACGGCTCGGAGCTCTTGCAGGTAGGCCGGCTCACGCGCCTCTCGATCGTACTGCGGCGCCCCTTCGCCGGCCACCAACGTCCAGGCAGGGACCTCGGCCACCAGCTCCCCATGCCGGTAGTAGCGCAGGATACCGTCCTCGGTCACTTCCCCAATCCGTGCGCAGCCGATTCCCCACTTACGGCAAATCCCCTCCGCAATCGACTCCGTGCCCCGGCGCAGCACGACCAGCATCCGCTCCTGCGACTCGGAGAGCAAGATTTCGTAAGCGCTCATCCCTGGGTCGCGCAGCGGCACGGCGTCCAAGTCTATCCGCATCCCCACGCGCCCGCGGGCACTCATCTCGGAGGTTGAGCAGCAGATGCCCGCAGCCCCCATGTCCTGCATCCCCACGACGATGCCGGCATCGCGCAGCTCCAGCACTGCCTCCAGCAGCAGCTTCTCAGCGAAAGGGTCCCCGACCTGCACCGACGGACGCATGTCCTGCTGCCCATCCTCGAACGTCCGCGAGGCCAAGAGCGACGCCCCGTGGATCCCATCCCGCCCCGTTCGGTTGCCGATGAGGTAGACCGGGTTCCCCACCCCGCGGGCCACCGAAGGGATGATGCGGTCTATGGGCACAATCCCCACGGCCATGGCGTTGACCAGAGGATTGTCGGCGTAGCAGGGCTGGAAGTACACCTCGCCGCCGACCGTGGGCACTCCGAAGGCATTGCCGTAGTCGCCGATCCCACGCACGACGCCGCAGACCAGGTAGCGCGTCCGCGCGTCCTTGAGTTCCCCGAAGCGCAGGGAGTCCAGCACAGCGATTGGCCGCGCGCCCGTGGTGAAGATGTCCCGCAGGATGCCTCCTACGCCGGTTGCTGCCCCTTGGTACGGCTCTACCGCCGAGGGGTGGTTGTGGCTCTCGATCTTGAAGGCAATCGCATACCCGCCGCCGATGTCCACCATACCGGCATTCTCGTTGCCGGAGAGCACCCGCCCGCCCGTCCGCGGCAGCGTCCGCAGGAGCTTCAGCGAGTTCTTGTAGCTACAGTGCTCGCTCCACATCACCGCGAACATCCCCAGCTCCGTGGGGTTGGGCTCCCGACCCAGGAGCTGCACAATCCGCTCGTACTCCTCGGCGGTCAACCCCAGTGCCAAGGCCGTCTCCACCGTTGCCGTCAGCTCACGCTGCAGCATCAGCGTCCTAAGAGCAGTTCCACGAAGCGCACGAGCAGGAACCACCCAACGGCGACCCCGGCGACGCCGCCGGTCGCAATCCCCAGGAGCGTCATCCAAAAGGCGAAGCGGCTCTGCGACCGGAAGCGCCGAAACATGTACCCGCGCCAGTTACAGTGGTGGCAGCGGTAGAGCACTAACGCCGGGCTGAAGAGCTTCATGAACCGCTCAAACGCATTGCGGCTGTGCGAACGGTACATCCGCCCAACCGTCTTGCACCGCGGGCATCGCCGCAGTGTCGGGCTACTCCGCTGCCGGAAGGTCGTCATGCCTGCACCCTCGCCGTCACAAAATTAGCCCTCCGGGCAGAGAGGACTCCTCCTTCTGCAGAGGCGTGCCGCCGAAGACGCCCGCAGACTCCTCGAGGATAGCCCGCAGCAATACTGGCTCCCGTGCTAATCCCCGACTGTGCAGCGTCCGAAGTCGGGCTCGGACAGGCAGAATTCCCGTAACTTGCTGCGGCTCCCTGCTCCCGCGGAGGTGCAAGGACGGCGGGGCTGCCTCGTTGTGGCGGGGGGCCGAGCACTGGGCCGCAAGACCCATAAGGAAGCGCACAGCCAGGCACGTCCCTAGCCGCACTGCTCTCTCAGCCCGCAGGGGCCAAAGGCAAGGTCATACGTGGAACGACTCCGGAGGTGACCCATGTCGAGCCAGACGCAGCTCTGCAGCATGCTCTCGGTGGCGGCTCTGCTGTTCCTCGGGTGGGGCTGGAGCATTGGCGGGCAGGTGCCCAACGGGCCTACGGGCGTCGGCAGCGAAGCCATGCTGCCCTTGAGGGCAACCCCTGACACGTCTGCGCAGCAGCCCGATGTGTCCAGCAGGACCGAGCAGCACAGCACTCTGCCGAGCAGCACTGAGGCCCCAGCCCTGAGGGCAGTTGTGGAGGACGCTTCCGAACGATGCCCCCACGGCCGGAGGCTGCTGGCAGAGGGTCCGCGTGGCGCATCCACAGCCACCCTGGACGCCTCGGGTAGCAGCCCGTACTTCAGCGCCGTCAGCAGCGGGCAGAACACTGGCGGGGATGACAAAAACGCGGCACTGGGAGCCTACAGCGTCGTCTGTGGAGGTTATGGGAACACCGCCAGCGGCGACTACAGCACCGTCGGCGGGGGCGACGGCAACACCGCCAGCAAGTGGTACAGCACCGTCGGCGGGGGCTGGCACAACACCGCCAGCGGCTATACCAGCACCGTCGGCGGGGGCTGGCACAACACCGCCAGCGGCTATACCAGCACCGTCGGCAGGGGCGAGGAGAACACCGCCAGCGGCGGCTGGAGCACCGTCGGCGGGGGCAGGAGTAACACCGCCAGCGGCGACTACTACAGCACCGTCGGCGGGGGCAGGAGTAACACCGCCAGCGGCTATGCCAGCACCGTCGGCGGGGGCTGGCTCAACCACGCCAGTGACTCTCTTTCTGCTATCCCGGGCAGGTACAACCTGAAGGTCGGCAAGCGCAGCTTCGGCTTCAGCGGGCAGACGAGCGATGAGCAGACGGACCTGAGCGCTTACAGCAACATTGCGGCCTTTGTGGACGTGGACCTGTGGCTGTACAACGTGTGCGACCTGGCTTCGCAGTTGCGCTTCTACGAGCCCTCAGGGGCAGGGACGAACTACACCGCCTTCCGGGCCCAGGGGCAGCAGAGGGACATCGTGTACACGCTGCCGGCAGCGCTGGGGCAGGCTGGGGATGTGCTGAGGATTGCCTCCGTGCGGCAGGACACGGCCGTGCTGGAGTGGGCGTCGGCCACAGGGGCGGTGCCCTCCTCGCTACGCTACAAGGACGAGGTCCGCTCCATCGGGGAGGCACCGGGGAAGGTGCTGCGGCTGCGGGGGGTGGAGTTCCGCTGGAAGCCGGAGTATGGTGGAGGGGAGGACATCGGGTTCATCGTGGAGGAGGTGGCGCCGGTGGTGCCGCAGGTGGTGGACCGCGACCCGCAGACGGGGGAGCCGGTGGGGATGGACTACGGTCGGCTGACGGCGCTG
It encodes the following:
- a CDS encoding Lrp/AsnC family transcriptional regulator, yielding MKKFPEVKDIDRLICSLLQRNARLTLRELARQVKLSVPTVREHIRRLEEQGIIEGYFTKLNHRVFGYDITAFISVFVESSVHYPEFLARCKRRPEILECHAITGEASHLLKVRTHDTASLEQLLADIQRWPGVRRTLTSLVLSTHVETLAFPIR
- a CDS encoding glutamine synthetase III encodes the protein MAAPHHSYDVIAAAKNWRLNGIPTQPAVPVEEIFAQNVFTIELMQQRLSKPVFRSLLATIREGRQLDPSIADTVALAMKEWALERGATHYAHWFQPLTGSTAEKHESFITPNAGGGAIAEFSGKDLIQGEPDASSFPSGGLRETFEARGYTAWDPTSPAFIMEHPNGATLCIPSVFASWTGDALDYKLPLLRSVEALNRQALRILRLFGDQRTMKVYATAGAEQEYFLVDEEFYFRRPDLFLCGRTLFGARPPRGQELQDHYFGSIPERVLSFMSDVEYQLYKIGVPVKTRHNEVAPGQYEIAPLYEHCNISADHQQLIMQVLRNTARKYGMVCLLHEKPFAGINGSGKHTNWSLATDTGINLLDPGETPHENMLFLFFCAAVLKAVDVHQDLLRISVASAGNDHRLGGHEAPPAVISVFLGEQLTEIFELLGKESMRRRRSSSGLLGLGIPVLPPLPRHGGDRNRTSPFAFTGNKFEFRAVGASQNIAFPLTVLNTIVAWAIDEMATELEQWLERGASLEEALRNVLRQTFQRHQRIVFNGDNYSPAWAQEAWRRGLLNLTNAVDAIERLTEPKNRELFARYGVLNDRELEARQQVLFDQYSKTTAIEAETATWIAQTMVFPAAAANIRELAESAQALKALKVPCSSISRLLREIAAAADELDARIADLQRVLQQMPSEGSAQRAAYARDAILPRLEALRPIVDELERLVADQYWMLPSYREMLFVK
- a CDS encoding recombination regulator RecX — encoded protein: MRVVQIRQSGQLEGVVCLDDGSELVCPLSVLADFGLRKGQELPPNVLTQLCRESLRWRIRHTALRFLARRAHSRRELRSKLLRKFPEDSELVESVLQTLAEEGYLDDAAYAEAFVCQRLERSAASPARLVVELRQRGVDAELAVSTVQRYLPDSALIEQARRAAARKLRSLHRKAPEQRWRALAAYLGRQGFPAAVIRRVLQESFPDTAGVEDVE
- a CDS encoding OmpA family protein yields the protein MSSSTVVGLALGLLGRLCLQAVEGPPHIHCKVRLPEQFNTHQPTILPLLSPDGKRLYVDRKHHPGNTGGMRDPDEIWYAERLPDGSWSELRNVGPPLNTPGSDVLCAFSPDGREALVFGIYRPDGSKQSGFSVSRWTDSGWGFPQPLRIRNFYNLSQHYYATWSPDRRVLILSLQRLDSYGGLDLYVSRYDSLSGEWTEPENMGPVLNTSGMEGSPFLAPDGQTLYFFSTGHRGSGGMDLFMSRRLDESWKHWSTPVNLGPEVNTPADEASISLTSRGDTAYIVSADLQTRQPGIYAVCLAENLRPLPVVEPSQPPPAPTTVLRLFFAFNRWELSAAAQQQLADFMRQIEVDSLAAVLVEGHTDDVGPEPYNAWLSRKRAETVAQELIRLGIPSSALQVAGYGSSRPLVAGTTASARQQNRRVEITVRYRSGAPP
- a CDS encoding ATP-binding cassette domain-containing protein, coding for MRVELQEVTVYYEGHFVPALSAVSFTVPEGAFAVLTGPTGSGKTTTLRLLYRELSPQSGSVWVDGMKLAQLPFRELQRLRRQMGIVFQDCRLLPCETAYENVLLPLLARGVPTRQAQAMVLELFAELGISYLRHKRPAALSGGEQQLVAIARALLPRPRLLLADEPTGNVEPATTAHIAELFRRVHAQGTTVLVATHSADLLALLPATLRIELQDGHVVRITTAEPQSGSGP
- the coaE gene encoding dephospho-CoA kinase (Dephospho-CoA kinase (CoaE) performs the final step in coenzyme A biosynthesis.): MSEPVLIALTGAPGSGKSTVAELLRRSGISVLDADQMAKELVETDPELRERLQQAFGADIFGPDGRLQTAALAARIFGRTPQHRRARQFVEELVHPRVLEALAEHIQHLASEGARLVVVEAALVFETGLDEAFDYVIVVDAQESKRRERLRQRGWSEEQIAAREAAQQSPSSKRLQADIVLANDGSLEELRQSVDFLAALLRTLPPRVPPSEQTEVLPDVSSASERHDAG
- the purL gene encoding phosphoribosylformylglycinamidine synthase subunit PurL, which gives rise to MLQRELTATVETALALGLTAEEYERIVQLLGREPNPTELGMFAVMWSEHCSYKNSLKLLRTLPRTGGRVLSGNENAGMVDIGGGYAIAFKIESHNHPSAVEPYQGAATGVGGILRDIFTTGARPIAVLDSLRFGELKDARTRYLVCGVVRGIGDYGNAFGVPTVGGEVYFQPCYADNPLVNAMAVGIVPIDRIIPSVARGVGNPVYLIGNRTGRDGIHGASLLASRTFEDGQQDMRPSVQVGDPFAEKLLLEAVLELRDAGIVVGMQDMGAAGICCSTSEMSARGRVGMRIDLDAVPLRDPGMSAYEILLSESQERMLVVLRRGTESIAEGICRKWGIGCARIGEVTEDGILRYYRHGELVAEVPAWTLVAGEGAPQYDREAREPAYLQELRAVKPEDLPEPVPPEEAFWRLLTSPTIASKRWVFEQYDHQVQTNTVLLPGMADAAVLRLRELPGRGIAASVDCNSRYVYLNPYRGAQIAVAEAARNVACVGAEPVAITNCLNFGDPYDPEVFWQFREAVRGMGDACRTFGTPVTGGNVSFYNASPRSVVYPTPVIGMLGLVEDVTAVVGMGFRAEGDVVLLIGPQRAELGGSEYLWLFHGMVAGDAPTLELEEERRLQQLLLTAIRRRWLRSAHDCSEGGLAICLAEKAIASEGALGAELVLPWELTAAQLFGEAQTRVVVSVPPEHVADVVQLCREWGLPCVELGWVVRDRFVLQGVVETTVTELRHRYEQALPELVERI
- a CDS encoding tail fiber domain-containing protein, yielding MSSQTQLCSMLSVAALLFLGWGWSIGGQVPNGPTGVGSEAMLPLRATPDTSAQQPDVSSRTEQHSTLPSSTEAPALRAVVEDASERCPHGRRLLAEGPRGASTATLDASGSSPYFSAVSSGQNTGGDDKNAALGAYSVVCGGYGNTASGDYSTVGGGDGNTASKWYSTVGGGWHNTASGYTSTVGGGWHNTASGYTSTVGRGEENTASGGWSTVGGGRSNTASGDYYSTVGGGRSNTASGYASTVGGGWLNHASDSLSAIPGRYNLKVGKRSFGFSGQTSDEQTDLSAYSNIAAFVDVDLWLYNVCDLASQLRFYEPSGAGTNYTAFRAQGQQRDIVYTLPAALGQAGDVLRIASVRQDTAVLEWASATGAVPSSLRYKDEVRSIGEAPGKVLRLRGVEFRWKPEYGGGEDIGFIVEEVAPVVPQVVDRDPQTGEPVGMDYGRLTALLVEAIKEQQRELEQQRSEIEQQRRELEQLRLLVEQLLRERGNRGGEMGNQTR